A single region of the Oryzias melastigma strain HK-1 linkage group LG23, ASM292280v2, whole genome shotgun sequence genome encodes:
- the LOC112156471 gene encoding leucine-rich repeat neuronal protein 3, whose product MKDVSFVDCLLIGLAMASFVVATEVRPYCPKLCVCEIRPWFSPSSVYMEVQTVDCNDLGLFSLPERFPLGTQVLLLQTNNIAKIDNPLDYLANITEIDLSQNNLSSISDIHLGNLSQLISLHMEENWLQRLPEQCLSNVANLQELYLNHNLISYISAMAFQGLSNLVRLHLNSNKLTVIQREWFEPMPNLEILMIGENPVLSIEDMNFKSLSNLRSLVLTRMNLSHLPENALTGLDNLESISFYDNIFSEVPHSALKNVKNLKFLDLNKNPITRIQRGDFVDMLHLKELGINSMPELVSIDSFSLNNLPELTKIEATNNPKLSYIHPNAFYKLPRLETLMLNGNALSALHRITVESLPNLREVSMHSNPIRCDCVIRWMNMNKTNIRFMEPDSLYCVEPPEYEGQHVRQVHFREMMEICLPLISPESMPGHIKVENGSSVSLHCRAFAEPEPDIYWITPFGTKFLPNTVSDKFYMHPEGTFDIYDITENEAGVYTCVAHNLVGADMKSVSVDVNGYFPQATGGPFKVEVKSVGTNFIVITWKASPGTLAPNIKWYTGCDAHHPTQVFTVRVPSDIQMFNLSHLSPATQYKICVDIRGFHDNHDNKCVNVTTKGLEQAAKNKIQWPPGVIAVIGVLLVAIALCCLYICALLLHQHIYGDVTKGDSKALLTPVETTDRHSSFFEKLRVSGKGLPSGVEVKATVIHVSDNAF is encoded by the coding sequence ATGAAGGACGTGTCATTTGTGGATTGTCTCTTAATCGGCTTAGCCATGGCCTCTTTTGTCGTGGCTACTGAGGTAAGGCCTTACTGCCCAAAACTCTGCGTTTGTGAAATCAGACCCTGGTTTTCTCCGAGCTCAGTGTACATGGAAGTGCAGACAGTTGACTGTAATGACTTGGGACTGTTTAGCCTTCCGGAAAGATTTCCACTGGGAACACAAGTACTATTActgcaaacaaacaacattGCTAAAATTGACAATCCTTTGGATTACCTGGCCAACATTACAGAGATTGATTTGTCCCAAAATAACTTATCGTCCATCAGTGATATCCATCTGGGCAATCTTTCGCAGTTGATATCCCTTCATATGGAGGAGAATTGGTTACAAAGGCTACCAGAGCAATGTCTATCCAATGTGGCAAACCTTCAGGAGCTCTATTTGAATCACAATCTCATCTCATACATTTCCGCAATGGCTTTTCAGGGCTTGAGCAACCTTGTGCGACTCCACCTCAACTCTAACAAGCTGACAGTTATTCAGAGGGAATGGTTTGAACCAATGCCAAATCTGGAGATCCTAATGATTGGTGAAAACCCAGTTCTTTCTATTGAAGATATGAACTTCAAATCTCTCAGCAACCTACGCAGTCTCGTTTTAACCAGAATGAACCTTTCTCACCTTCCTGAAAATGCCCTGACCGGTCTTGACAATTTGGAGAGCATTTCCTTCTATGATAACATTTTTTCAGAGGTGCCTCATTCTgcccttaaaaatgtaaaaaatctaaagtttttggATCTGAATAAAAACCCCATCACTCGGATACAGAGGGGTGACTTTGTGGATATGCTTCATTTGAAAGAACTGGGGATAAATAGCATGCCGGAGCTTGTTTCCATCGACAGCTTTTCTCTCAATAACCTCCCTGAGCTGACCAAAATTGAAGCCACCAATAATCCCAAACTCTCTTACATCCACCCTAATGCTTTCTACAAGTTACCACGGCTGGAAACTCTCATGCTAAATGGCAATGCTCTGAGTGCCCTACACAGGATTACCGTCGAGTCTCTCCCCAATCTCAGAGAGGTCAGTATGCACAGCAACCCCATTCGCTGTGACTGTGTCATTCGCTGGATGAATATGAACAAAACCAACATCCGTTTCATGGAGCCGGATTCCCTGTACTGTGTTGAACCTCCAGAGTATGAGGGCCAGCACGTTCGACAGGTGCACTTCAGGGAGATGATGGAGATTTGCCTGCCACTCATTTCACCAGAAAGTATGCCGGGACACATTAAAGTGGAGAATGGCAGCTCGGTGTCTCTCCATTGCCGGGCCTTTGCAGAACCAGAGCCAGACATCTATTGGATAACCCCGTTTGGTACCAAGTTTCTGCCAAACACTGTTTCAGACAAGTTCTACATGCACCCCGAAGGAACATTTGACATCTACGACATAACCGAAAATGAGGCTGGTGTTTACACCTGTGTAGCACACAATTTGGTTGGAGCAGATATGAAATCTGTTTCTGTAGATGTGAATGGATATTTTCCCCAGGCTACAGGTGGACCTTTTAAGGTTGAGGTCAAATCAGTGGGGACAAACTTCATTGTAATAACCTGGAAGGCCAGCCCGGGTACACTGGCCCCCAACATCAAATGGTACACCGGATGCGATGCTCACCATCCCACTCAAGTGTTTACTGTCCGGGTTCCATCAGACATCCAGATGTTCAACCTCAGCCATCTCAGCCCCGCCACTCAGTATAAAATATGTGTGGATATCCGCGGCTTTCATGACAACCATGACAACAAATGTGTCAATGTCACCACCAAGGGATTAGAGCAAGCAGCCAAGAACAAAATACAATGGCCTCCAGGAGTAATCGCTGTTATTGGAGTACTCTTGGTTGCGATTGCATTGTGCTGCCTGTATATTTGTGCATTATTGCTACACCAACACATCTATGGAGATGTAACGAAAGGTGACTCCAAAGCTTTGTTGACGCCAGTTGAAACTACCGATAGGCACTCTTCGTTCTTTGAAAAGCTGCGGGTTTCGGGTAAAGGACTGCCAAGTGGAGTGGAAGTTAAAGCCACAGTTATTCATGTATCTGACAATGCATTTTAA